The proteins below come from a single Candidatus Omnitrophota bacterium genomic window:
- a CDS encoding DUF3108 domain-containing protein, which produces MFKKPIIFLIVILNCADIFAGQNFTPANIKQEQFYDNEIIIEPAALKFPEYEKLFYTVRWLGIPVGAITASINGIKQINGRQAYELELTAKTNGFCSAIYRINDRFVSYVDTEKFYTLRHEVYREEGRYRKDAVTDFDYTAKKARFKNMLDKSEKVFDIPDGTQDTLSACYYFRLLNIDLGTRVGYQVCSNEDMYELFGVVESKRYVRVPCIGKVPAFYIQPYARINEEEVRKGRVSGYFSADSRRIPLLAAVQAPVFTEITAQLERADYGQK; this is translated from the coding sequence GTGTTTAAAAAACCCATCATATTTTTAATTGTCATATTAAACTGCGCGGATATTTTCGCGGGCCAGAATTTTACCCCCGCCAATATAAAACAGGAACAGTTTTATGACAATGAAATAATAATTGAACCTGCCGCGTTAAAGTTTCCTGAATATGAGAAATTATTTTACACGGTAAGATGGCTCGGCATACCCGTAGGGGCTATCACCGCCTCTATAAACGGCATAAAGCAGATAAACGGCAGACAGGCGTATGAATTAGAATTGACAGCAAAGACAAATGGTTTTTGTTCGGCTATATACAGGATAAATGACAGATTTGTTTCTTATGTGGACACGGAAAAATTTTATACATTGCGCCATGAAGTTTATAGAGAAGAGGGAAGATATAGAAAAGACGCTGTCACTGATTTTGACTATACCGCCAAAAAAGCCCGCTTCAAAAATATGCTGGATAAGTCGGAAAAGGTATTTGATATACCTGACGGCACGCAGGACACATTAAGCGCCTGCTATTATTTCAGGCTTTTAAATATTGATCTCGGCACAAGAGTCGGGTATCAGGTATGCAGTAATGAAGATATGTATGAGCTTTTTGGTGTGGTAGAGTCAAAAAGATACGTAAGAGTCCCCTGCATCGGTAAAGTGCCGGCTTTTTATATACAGCCTTATGCCCGTATAAATGAAGAAGAAGTCAGGAAGGGAAGAGTAAGCGGATATTTTAGCGCTGACTCCAGAAGAATCCCTCTTCTGGCGGCGGTCCAAGCCCCTGTTTTTACCGAGATTACGGCCCAGCTTGAGCGCGCGGACTATGGACAAAAATAA
- a CDS encoding DUF3795 domain-containing protein — protein MIAYCGLDCSKCIGFLATQSCDAGKIAEAAKAWSVQFKADVKPEHVLCDGCKEGGRKSYYCGNLCKITKCCRAKKIETCAECKDYSCADLNFVLEHSVEAKNNLEQLKKHV, from the coding sequence ATGATTGCTTACTGCGGATTAGATTGTTCAAAGTGTATTGGTTTTCTTGCAACACAATCATGCGATGCGGGAAAAATTGCTGAAGCTGCCAAGGCTTGGTCTGTACAATTTAAAGCTGATGTCAAGCCGGAGCACGTTTTATGTGATGGATGCAAAGAGGGCGGGAGAAAATCTTATTATTGCGGGAATCTGTGTAAAATAACCAAATGCTGCCGGGCAAAGAAGATAGAAACGTGTGCTGAATGCAAAGATTATTCTTGCGCGGATCTCAACTTTGTTTTAGAGCATTCTGTTGAAGCAAAAAATAACCTTGAACAGTTAAAAAAACATGTTTGA
- a CDS encoding GIY-YIG nuclease family protein, with protein sequence MYIVYILISKKYPDRIYIGLTEDISRRVEEHNADKSSYSRKYGPWELTTYITFSQKKKAVEFERYLKSGSGFAFLKKRFI encoded by the coding sequence ATGTATATAGTTTATATACTTATCAGTAAAAAATATCCAGATAGAATTTATATCGGCCTGACTGAAGATATTTCCCGTCGAGTAGAGGAGCATAATGCCGATAAATCATCTTATAGTCGTAAATATGGGCCTTGGGAATTAACGACATATATAACTTTCAGTCAGAAGAAAAAAGCTGTTGAATTTGAAAGATATTTAAAATCCGGATCAGGATTTGCGTTTTTAAAAAAACGGTTTATTTGA
- a CDS encoding GNAT family N-acetyltransferase, with product MEASIEDAERILDLQKLAFQREADLYGDYDIAPLKQTLDEIRAEFKTHVFLNAVDAGEIVGTVRAYEKEGTCYIGRLAVVANTQNLGIGTTLMKAIEGCFKPKRFELFVGSKSEKNKHLYQKLGYSFFKKKPYGCGSAIEIFYMEKNLKS from the coding sequence GTGGAAGCATCAATTGAAGATGCCGAAAGAATATTGGATTTGCAGAAATTGGCTTTCCAGAGAGAAGCCGATCTTTATGGCGATTATGATATCGCTCCGCTCAAACAGACGTTGGATGAAATACGCGCAGAATTTAAAACACACGTGTTTCTCAACGCTGTTGACGCTGGAGAGATTGTTGGGACAGTCCGGGCTTATGAAAAAGAAGGGACGTGTTATATCGGAAGACTTGCTGTCGTTGCCAATACGCAGAATCTGGGCATTGGCACAACTCTTATGAAAGCGATCGAAGGTTGTTTCAAGCCCAAACGATTTGAACTCTTCGTCGGTTCAAAGAGTGAAAAAAATAAGCATCTTTATCAAAAATTGGGGTATTCGTTTTTTAAGAAAAAGCCGTACGGTTGCGGCAGTGCGATAGAAATATTTTATATGGAAAAGAACCTTAAGTCTTAA
- a CDS encoding class I SAM-dependent methyltransferase, producing MEIPHVSSRAAGGEARISREGSGSEVSIRFLASLGMTRWTLGMTRWTIGMTKAALEMTSLKKLHRVLQDRGNGSYKNQNVCNNKMPEKQKKYISSFDLHDSAIVFKCLGLKIGDGFLDIGCGEGDYSMQAAKYVGTKGTVFALDKRADIADHVLEKAREQGFANLKPLVSDTAHVLPVADAIIDVCLLAMVLHIPDVRRHYKEMFKQINRVLKPSGRLAVIEMKKEQTPFGPPRALRLSVEDIEGMASPFGFLKTSYADLGYSYIVKFALKERP from the coding sequence ATGGAAATACCTCACGTGTCATCCAGAGCGGCAGGAGGCGAGGCCAGAATAAGCCGCGAAGGATCTGGAAGTGAAGTCAGTATTAGATTCCTCGCTTCGCTCGGAATGACAAGGTGGACGCTCGGAATGACAAGGTGGACGATCGGAATGACAAAGGCGGCGCTTGAAATGACAAGTCTTAAAAAGTTACACCGTGTCTTACAAGATAGGGGCAACGGTTCTTACAAAAATCAAAACGTCTGTAATAATAAAATGCCGGAAAAACAAAAAAAATATATAAGCAGTTTTGATTTGCATGATTCGGCCATTGTTTTTAAGTGCCTTGGTCTTAAGATAGGGGATGGTTTTCTTGATATTGGCTGCGGCGAGGGCGATTATTCTATGCAAGCCGCTAAATATGTGGGCACAAAAGGGACTGTTTTTGCCCTTGATAAGCGGGCCGATATCGCGGACCATGTTTTAGAAAAAGCCCGGGAACAGGGGTTTGCAAATCTGAAACCTTTAGTTTCCGATACAGCGCATGTCCTGCCTGTCGCGGATGCTATTATTGACGTATGCCTGCTCGCTATGGTTTTACATATACCGGACGTAAGACGGCACTACAAAGAGATGTTCAAACAAATAAATCGGGTATTAAAGCCGTCCGGCAGGTTGGCGGTTATTGAGATGAAAAAAGAACAAACACCCTTTGGCCCGCCGCGCGCCCTGCGATTGTCCGTTGAAGATATTGAGGGCATGGCGTCCCCGTTCGGGTTTTTAAAGACATCTTATGCTGACTTGGGTTACAGCTATATTGTTAAGTTCGCATTGAAGGAAAGGCCATAG
- the pabB gene encoding aminodeoxychorismate synthase component I, with protein sequence MRKIPLIGFLKDACRQENFVFFDTGRFDKDNRRSYLFEKPIDIISCYDSKLLRLSIDKIEKMLKNGYYAAGFLSYEAGLALEPSLWRNRVYDFPLLWFGVFKKPVIYDGKKARFSDEGFAGQGLGLSDIKADTAKKEYIRSIADIKRRIEEGLTYQVNRTFKLKSRFKGSVPKLYAGLRQKQKVSYAAFIKFGKGHILSFSPELFFRLNNGLITVRPMKGTMPRGRSLKEDTRNARLLYGCPKNRSENIMIVDLLRNDLGRISREGSVRARDIFEIEKYETLFQMTSTVKARIRPEISLYEFFAAVFPSGSVTGAPKIRTMRIIDEIESSERGIYTGGIGFLTPDNSGIFNVAIRTMFLNKATGKAEMGIGSGIVYDSDGDNEYEECILKASFLTERPAGFSLIETMLWRPARGFTLLGLHLKRLSESARYFDFIYERRAIVKYLKDISSSFDRTKDYRVRLLLAKDGRPRADYSIIREDNAPKQVIISAIKTRSSDKWLFHKTTNRNVYESEYNKHKKLGYYDVLFLNEKGQVTEGAISNVFIEKNNTYYTPPLECGVLNGVYRRFLIAKSGLDIKEKVMYPEDLLKADNIYLTNAVRGMAKVCLNVKPKGVCDRLRQTDKECACV encoded by the coding sequence ATGCGCAAAATACCATTGATCGGTTTTTTAAAAGATGCCTGCCGGCAGGAAAACTTTGTTTTTTTTGACACAGGCCGTTTTGACAAAGATAACAGGCGAAGTTACCTGTTTGAAAAACCTATTGATATTATTTCCTGCTACGACAGCAAGCTGTTAAGGTTAAGCATAGACAAAATTGAAAAAATGCTTAAAAACGGATACTATGCCGCGGGTTTTTTATCATATGAAGCCGGCCTTGCCCTGGAGCCCTCACTTTGGCGGAACAGGGTCTACGATTTTCCTCTGCTTTGGTTCGGCGTGTTTAAAAAGCCGGTTATTTATGACGGCAAAAAGGCGCGGTTTAGCGATGAAGGCTTTGCCGGCCAAGGTTTGGGGCTTTCTGATATAAAAGCAGATACCGCAAAGAAAGAATACATACGTTCAATAGCAGATATCAAGCGCCGCATAGAGGAAGGCCTGACGTATCAGGTAAACAGAACGTTTAAGCTAAAAAGCCGTTTTAAGGGCTCTGTTCCCAAGCTGTATGCCGGCCTGCGCCAAAAACAGAAGGTTTCCTACGCGGCTTTTATTAAATTCGGCAAAGGGCATATACTTTCTTTTTCGCCGGAACTTTTTTTTAGATTAAATAACGGGCTTATAACTGTAAGGCCCATGAAAGGCACCATGCCCAGAGGCAGGTCACTGAAAGAAGATACCCGTAATGCCCGCCTGCTTTACGGGTGTCCCAAGAATAGAAGTGAAAATATAATGATAGTTGATCTTTTAAGAAATGATCTTGGCAGGATATCGCGCGAAGGTTCTGTCCGGGCGCGTGATATTTTTGAAATAGAAAAATATGAAACGTTATTTCAAATGACATCAACGGTGAAGGCGAGGATAAGGCCGGAAATTTCATTATACGAATTTTTTGCCGCGGTATTTCCATCAGGCTCTGTTACCGGCGCTCCGAAGATACGCACCATGCGCATAATAGACGAAATAGAATCGTCTGAAAGAGGAATATATACAGGCGGCATAGGCTTTCTTACGCCGGATAACAGCGGTATTTTTAATGTGGCTATACGCACCATGTTTCTGAACAAGGCAACCGGCAAAGCGGAGATGGGCATAGGCAGTGGTATCGTGTATGATTCAGACGGTGATAATGAATACGAAGAATGTATTCTGAAGGCAAGTTTTCTTACGGAACGGCCGGCCGGTTTTAGCCTGATAGAGACCATGCTATGGCGGCCCGCGCGCGGTTTTACACTTTTAGGCTTGCACTTAAAGAGGCTTTCGGAATCAGCCCGTTATTTTGATTTTATATACGAAAGAAGGGCTATCGTAAAGTATCTTAAAGACATATCAAGCTCATTTGACAGAACAAAAGATTACCGTGTTAGACTGCTTCTGGCCAAAGACGGCAGGCCAAGAGCGGACTATTCAATTATACGCGAAGATAATGCCCCCAAGCAGGTTATTATATCGGCAATAAAGACAAGGTCATCCGATAAGTGGCTGTTCCACAAGACAACAAACAGGAATGTTTATGAAAGTGAATACAACAAGCATAAAAAGCTCGGTTACTATGATGTTTTGTTTTTGAACGAAAAAGGCCAGGTCACTGAAGGGGCCATATCTAATGTATTCATTGAAAAAAACAACACCTATTATACGCCGCCTCTTGAATGCGGCGTTCTCAACGGAGTATACAGGCGTTTTCTCATCGCAAAAAGCGGGTTAGATATTAAAGAAAAGGTTATGTATCCGGAAGATCTTTTAAAGGCTGACAATATCTATTTGACAAATGCCGTAAGAGGCATGGCAAAAGTTTGTCTTAACGTTAAACCTAAAGGTGTTTGCGATAGGCTTCGCCAAACGGATAAGGAGTGTGCCTGTGTTTAA
- a CDS encoding VOC family protein — translation MTVKFKKITPDLMVNDVAKAVKFYVDKLGFKLDMLVPEHEKTIVTSIIEGKKYAYAMVSRNEVFVMFMRKDEYEIDIPALKGAAIGASAAFYCDVDNVKTLRDSFKEKGVSIIKDISITWYGMKEFYIRDCNGYILGFAEQAK, via the coding sequence ATGACTGTAAAATTTAAGAAGATTACTCCTGATCTGATGGTCAATGATGTGGCTAAAGCGGTAAAGTTTTATGTTGATAAACTTGGCTTTAAACTTGACATGCTTGTCCCGGAACACGAAAAAACTATTGTGACAAGTATCATTGAAGGCAAAAAATATGCTTATGCAATGGTCAGCCGGAATGAGGTGTTTGTGATGTTTATGCGTAAGGATGAGTATGAGATAGATATCCCGGCGCTCAAAGGCGCGGCTATTGGCGCATCCGCGGCTTTTTATTGCGATGTAGATAATGTTAAAACGCTTCGGGATTCCTTTAAAGAGAAAGGAGTCTCTATTATTAAAGATATTTCCATAACCTGGTATGGGATGAAAGAATTTTATATTAGGGATTGCAATGGTTATATTCTCGGTTTCGCCGAGCAAGCTAAATAA
- a CDS encoding XRE family transcriptional regulator, translated as MKIVGVNIKRLREEQGLTLRRLANNLGISASFLSQLESGKSSPSLATLKHIADTLSTTIGELIGEGQKAETNPVVRSDERKHVHEVSKGISLYLLTSRDANKQMEPLLFKLKEGASSGSRAYKHFGQEFVLVLKGSIEITLNEISYILKKGDSIYFNSSIPHDFKNAGKDETEVVWVITPPTF; from the coding sequence ATGAAGATAGTTGGTGTAAATATAAAAAGGCTACGGGAAGAACAAGGCTTGACTTTAAGGCGTCTGGCGAATAACCTCGGTATCAGTGCCAGTTTCTTATCCCAGTTGGAAAGCGGCAAATCTTCACCTTCTTTGGCGACCCTCAAGCATATTGCGGACACTCTCTCTACAACCATTGGCGAACTAATAGGGGAAGGGCAGAAAGCGGAAACCAACCCAGTGGTTAGGTCCGATGAGAGAAAACATGTCCATGAAGTAAGCAAGGGGATAAGTCTTTATCTTTTGACATCGCGCGACGCAAATAAGCAGATGGAACCTCTACTTTTTAAACTCAAGGAAGGTGCGTCTTCCGGCTCCAGAGCATATAAACATTTTGGGCAGGAATTTGTGCTGGTTTTAAAAGGCTCCATAGAAATAACGCTCAATGAGATATCTTACATACTAAAGAAAGGCGACAGCATATATTTTAATTCAAGCATTCCGCATGACTTTAAAAATGCGGGCAAAGATGAGACGGAAGTTGTCTGGGTCATAACCCCCCCGACCTTTTAA
- a CDS encoding helix-turn-helix transcriptional regulator: MGTKYKNVLEMVKGISKDDTFKDLATKQIKGKTLAKFLFYLRCDHNLSQKHLATKIGCTQSRISKIESAFDKNLTIQDLLDYAKALNLHLEIGYRHPSVKIVDLIKYHAFKIKAYLNELSGLAKEDSTLKEGVGKFCVEVLFNIGKFVSDNLVKLDLKFKEQKREPDAIHISAPLEKTKLEQLLEKNSGKLASCAK, translated from the coding sequence ATGGGCACAAAATATAAGAACGTATTAGAGATGGTGAAAGGAATTTCAAAAGACGATACTTTTAAAGACTTAGCTACGAAGCAAATTAAAGGTAAAACGTTGGCAAAATTTCTTTTTTATTTACGATGCGACCATAATCTTTCGCAGAAGCATCTTGCAACAAAAATCGGTTGTACCCAAAGCAGAATTTCTAAAATTGAAAGTGCTTTTGATAAAAATTTGACAATACAGGATCTGTTGGATTATGCGAAAGCATTAAATCTCCACCTAGAAATTGGTTACAGGCACCCTTCTGTCAAAATTGTTGATTTGATAAAATATCATGCTTTTAAGATTAAGGCATATCTTAATGAGTTAAGTGGGTTAGCCAAAGAAGATTCAACATTGAAAGAAGGGGTAGGAAAATTCTGCGTAGAAGTATTATTTAACATTGGGAAGTTTGTTTCGGATAACCTTGTAAAATTGGACCTTAAATTTAAAGAACAAAAGAGAGAGCCTGATGCTATTCATATTTCTGCACCATTAGAGAAAACCAAGTTAGAGCAACTATTAGAAAAAAATAGCGGTAAATTAGCGTCTTGCGCAAAATAA
- a CDS encoding acetate/propionate family kinase: MRFKKNTVNILVLNCGSSSLKYKIIKMPGGTELVRGEAERVGIKTQGVSRITHFSCGKKTVVEVPLANHAAALKKSLELIARDSAENSDICFDVFAHRYVHPGTLFSKTMKVDKVVLRKLKDTLPLAPIHNPIIYRLIEFCYDEYYNIRQFIVFDTSFHRSIPPEFSTYALPLKIIKKYHIRRIGFHGLSHQYVMEEACKFLGKDKSSQRIISCHLGTGGSSVCAINNGKSVNNSMGYTPLEGLMMNTRCGNIDPGIIFYIMFKERFSPEETESVFNNKSGILGVLNFSSDLRDAIRDMRNNPRARMVFDMYIRRVRSYVGFYSLILKKADMLIFTDSLGVSCPDLRQGVCRGMELLGIRLDEGKNAGCRGNIGDISSVRSETKVLVIPTDEEIMIARQAYRELMKNDTGC; encoded by the coding sequence ATGAGATTTAAAAAAAATACGGTAAACATACTGGTGCTTAATTGCGGCAGTTCGTCCTTGAAGTATAAGATAATAAAAATGCCGGGCGGCACCGAACTTGTGCGTGGAGAAGCCGAGAGGGTGGGCATAAAGACCCAGGGTGTTTCCCGCATTACACATTTTTCTTGTGGGAAAAAAACGGTGGTGGAAGTACCGCTTGCCAATCATGCGGCCGCGCTTAAAAAATCCCTGGAGCTCATAGCACGAGACAGCGCGGAAAACTCTGATATATGTTTTGATGTTTTCGCGCACCGCTATGTTCATCCGGGGACATTGTTTTCCAAGACTATGAAAGTTGACAAAGTGGTTTTACGCAAGTTAAAAGATACACTGCCGCTCGCGCCTATACATAATCCTATAATTTACCGTTTGATTGAATTCTGCTACGATGAATATTACAACATAAGACAGTTTATAGTGTTTGATACTTCTTTTCATAGATCCATTCCCCCGGAATTTTCCACTTACGCTTTACCGTTAAAGATTATTAAAAAGTATCATATCCGCAGGATAGGTTTCCACGGCCTGTCCCATCAGTATGTTATGGAGGAGGCCTGTAAATTTTTGGGGAAAGACAAATCTTCGCAGAGAATAATAAGCTGTCATCTGGGGACCGGCGGTTCAAGCGTTTGCGCTATTAATAACGGCAAATCCGTAAACAATTCCATGGGGTATACCCCGCTTGAGGGCTTGATGATGAATACCCGCTGTGGCAATATTGATCCTGGCATAATATTCTACATAATGTTTAAAGAACGGTTTTCCCCTGAAGAGACCGAAAGTGTTTTTAACAACAAAAGCGGGATTTTGGGTGTGTTAAATTTTTCGTCCGATTTACGGGACGCTATCAGGGATATGAGGAATAATCCCAGGGCCCGGATGGTATTTGATATGTATATACGCCGGGTAAGGTCGTATGTAGGTTTTTATTCGTTGATATTGAAAAAAGCGGATATGTTGATTTTTACGGATTCGTTGGGGGTGTCCTGTCCGGATTTGCGCCAGGGTGTTTGCAGAGGCATGGAGTTATTGGGCATCCGGCTGGATGAAGGTAAAAACGCGGGCTGCCGAGGTAATATAGGAGATATCTCATCTGTTAGGTCGGAGACGAAAGTTCTCGTTATCCCTACGGACGAGGAAATTATGATCGCCCGGCAAGCATACAGGGAGTTGATGAAAAATGATACTGGTTGTTGA